A genomic region of Zea mays cultivar B73 chromosome 6, Zm-B73-REFERENCE-NAM-5.0, whole genome shotgun sequence contains the following coding sequences:
- the LOC100217271 gene encoding UDP-N-acetylglucosamine transferase subunit alg13 — protein sequence MAEREHRTVFVTVGTTCFDALVMAVDSPEVKKALLQKGYSNLLIQMGRGTYVPSKVSGDATLQVDHFTFSPSIADNMRTASLVISHAGSGSIFETLRLGKPLIVVVNEDLMDNHQSELAEELAERKHLFCARPQTLGETIRAMDLETLVPYEPGDAKPVVALINRFLGFPVA from the exons ATGGCAGAGAGGGAGCATCGAACAGTATTTGTCACGGTGGGGACCACGTGCTTTGATGCCCTTGTCATGGCCGTAGATTCTCCGGAAGTGAAGAAGGCTTTACTGCAAAAAGGTTACAGTAATCTTCTCATTCAAATGGGCCGAGGAACATATGTTCCATCCAAG GTCTCAGGAGATGCTACCCTTCAAGTTGACCATTTCACATTTTCACCAAGCATCGCTGACAATATGAGAACAGCTTCCTTAGTTATCAGCCATGCAG GTTCAGGAAGCATATTTGAGACGCTGCGGCTGGGCAAACCGCTTATCGTCGTTGTAAACGAGGATCTGATGGACAATCACCAGAGCGAACTAGCAGAAGAATTGGCTGAAAGGAAGCACCTCTTCTGCGCACGCCCACAAACACTGGGAGAGACCATCCGGGCAATGGACCTGGAGACGCTGGTTCCTTACGAGCCAGGGGATGCCAAGCCAGTCGTCGCCCTGATCAACAGGTTTCTTGGCTTCCCAGTTGCCTGA